One [Clostridium] saccharolyticum WM1 DNA segment encodes these proteins:
- the cls gene encoding cardiolipin synthase, with product MKQIRRMLRIIFGRTTFAAVSLMVQVAILFASYRFLSRYLAYFYGGFALLSAFVIIYILNKEENPSFKLTWMVPIAAVPVFGTLFYLFVELQIVGKLMNKRLRVNMEQTESYLTQNTKVMEELSRISRRNANLARYIKNSGHYPVYKNTNAQYFPLGEAMFEEMKKELEGAKRFIFMEFFIVERGEMWDTILDILERKVKEGVEVRFMYDGMCSLVLLPFSYPKELQAKGIKAKMFSPIKPAFTTYQNNRDHRKILVVDGLTAFTGGINLADEYINRRVRFGHWKDTGIMLKGDAVTSFTMMFLQMWNISEKEPEDYGKYLKDPEYFYPLELNMDGFVIPYGDSPLDQETVGEQVYLDIINSARHYVHIMTPYLILDYEMVQALTFAAKRGVEVIIIMPRIPDKKYAFLLAKSHYGELIRAGVQIYEYIPGFVHAKVYASDDTKAVVGTINMDFRSLYLHFECAVYLYRNEVIRDIQRDFHNTLAQSRRITMEDCRNYPWYEMLAGRALRLFAPLM from the coding sequence ATGAAACAGATCAGGAGGATGCTAAGAATTATTTTTGGACGGACCACGTTTGCGGCCGTTTCTCTTATGGTACAAGTGGCGATTCTTTTTGCGTCATACCGTTTTTTAAGCCGTTACCTTGCGTATTTTTATGGCGGCTTTGCGCTGCTTAGTGCATTTGTTATCATTTATATTCTGAATAAAGAAGAAAACCCAAGCTTTAAACTGACCTGGATGGTCCCTATTGCAGCAGTTCCTGTGTTTGGAACGCTTTTTTACCTGTTTGTAGAGCTGCAAATCGTGGGAAAGCTGATGAACAAAAGGCTTCGAGTCAACATGGAGCAAACGGAAAGCTACCTGACACAAAATACCAAGGTCATGGAGGAGCTGTCAAGGATCAGCAGACGGAATGCAAATCTGGCACGCTATATTAAAAACTCAGGCCATTATCCGGTATATAAAAACACCAATGCCCAGTACTTTCCACTGGGAGAAGCCATGTTTGAAGAAATGAAGAAAGAGCTGGAGGGTGCAAAACGGTTTATCTTTATGGAATTCTTTATTGTGGAACGTGGGGAAATGTGGGATACTATATTGGACATTCTGGAAAGAAAGGTTAAGGAAGGGGTGGAAGTAAGGTTCATGTATGACGGCATGTGTTCTCTGGTCCTCCTTCCATTCAGCTATCCAAAGGAATTGCAGGCAAAGGGAATCAAGGCAAAGATGTTTTCCCCCATCAAGCCTGCATTTACTACGTACCAGAATAACCGGGATCACAGAAAGATTCTGGTGGTCGACGGCCTTACGGCTTTTACCGGTGGGATAAATCTGGCAGATGAATATATTAACAGGCGGGTTCGTTTCGGTCATTGGAAGGATACCGGAATCATGCTGAAAGGGGATGCTGTTACCAGCTTTACCATGATGTTTCTTCAAATGTGGAATATTTCTGAAAAGGAACCTGAGGACTATGGAAAATATTTAAAAGATCCGGAATATTTTTATCCTCTGGAGCTGAATATGGATGGATTTGTGATCCCTTATGGAGACAGCCCCCTGGATCAGGAGACAGTAGGGGAACAGGTTTATCTGGATATAATTAATTCTGCCAGGCATTATGTCCATATTATGACGCCGTATCTGATCCTGGACTATGAAATGGTTCAGGCACTTACTTTTGCTGCCAAGCGGGGGGTTGAGGTCATTATCATCATGCCCCGGATACCGGATAAGAAATACGCATTTCTTCTTGCAAAATCCCATTATGGAGAGCTGATAAGAGCTGGGGTTCAGATTTATGAATACATACCTGGTTTTGTTCATGCAAAGGTTTACGCAAGTGATGACACCAAGGCGGTTGTTGGAACCATTAACATGGATTTCAGAAGCCTGTACCTGCATTTTGAATGTGCGGTATATTTATATCGAAATGAGGTTATACGGGACATCCAGAGGGATTTTCATAATACTTTGGCCCAGTCCCGGAGGATCACCATGGAAGACTGCAGGAATTATCCCTGGTATGAAATGTTGGCAGGGCGGGCATTAAGATTGTTTGCGCCGCTTATGTAG
- a CDS encoding O-acetylhomoserine aminocarboxypropyltransferase/cysteine synthase family protein: MSQNGRSRDTVCIQGGWQPKSGQARVLPIFQSTTFKYDDSDQMGRLFDLEDEGYFYTRLANPTNDAVASKICELEGGVAAILTSSGQAANFYALLNICEKGDHVISSATIYGGSTNLFTVTLKKMGIESTLVDPDASEEELEKAFKPNTKAVFGETIGNPSLVVLDIEKFAEVAHRHRVPLIVDNTFATPINCRPFEWGADIVTHSTTKYMDGHATSVGGCIVDSGNFDWKAHGDRYPGLTTPDESYHGIVYTEKFGKKAYITKATAQLMRDLGSIPSPMNSFLLNLGLETLHLRVPRHCENALKVARYLSTREDVAWIKYPGLKGDKYHDLAKKYMPDGTCGVISFGLKGGREAAVKFMDGLKLAAIVTHVADARTSVLHPASHTHRQLTDEQLVEAGVDPSMIRLSVGIESPEDIVEDIRQALER; encoded by the coding sequence ATGAGTCAGAACGGGCGTTCCAGAGACACGGTTTGCATTCAGGGCGGCTGGCAGCCGAAAAGCGGCCAAGCCAGGGTGCTTCCGATTTTTCAGAGCACAACATTTAAATATGACGACAGCGATCAGATGGGAAGGCTGTTTGATTTAGAGGACGAAGGGTATTTTTATACAAGGCTGGCTAACCCCACCAATGATGCGGTAGCTTCTAAGATTTGTGAACTGGAAGGCGGAGTTGCGGCCATATTGACTTCTTCCGGACAGGCCGCTAATTTTTATGCACTGCTCAATATCTGCGAAAAAGGGGATCATGTGATCAGTTCTGCAACGATTTACGGAGGCTCTACCAATCTTTTTACCGTAACCTTGAAGAAGATGGGGATTGAATCTACGCTGGTAGACCCGGATGCGTCAGAAGAAGAGCTTGAGAAGGCATTTAAGCCCAATACAAAAGCAGTATTTGGAGAAACGATCGGCAATCCATCTCTTGTAGTTCTTGATATTGAGAAATTCGCCGAAGTTGCACACAGGCACCGGGTGCCGCTGATCGTCGATAATACATTTGCGACGCCCATTAACTGCCGTCCATTTGAATGGGGAGCAGATATTGTAACCCACTCCACAACAAAATATATGGATGGACATGCTACCAGTGTGGGCGGCTGTATCGTAGACAGCGGTAACTTTGACTGGAAGGCTCATGGGGATAGGTATCCGGGACTTACCACACCTGACGAATCCTACCATGGCATTGTTTACACGGAAAAATTTGGTAAAAAAGCATATATAACAAAAGCTACCGCACAGTTAATGAGGGATTTGGGATCCATTCCTTCCCCAATGAATTCCTTTTTATTAAATCTTGGACTGGAGACGCTTCATCTTCGGGTTCCGCGCCACTGTGAAAATGCCCTGAAGGTGGCCCGGTATTTAAGCACCAGAGAAGATGTAGCCTGGATTAAGTATCCGGGATTAAAAGGGGATAAGTACCATGACCTGGCAAAGAAATATATGCCGGATGGTACCTGCGGCGTAATTTCCTTTGGTTTAAAGGGGGGCAGGGAAGCTGCGGTTAAATTTATGGATGGGCTGAAGCTGGCTGCTATTGTGACTCATGTTGCGGATGCGCGTACTTCTGTCTTGCATCCGGCCAGCCATACCCACAGGCAGTTAACCGATGAACAGCTTGTTGAAGCTGGAGTTGATCCTTCCATGATCCGGCTGAGTGTTGGAATCGAAAGCCCGGAGGATATTGTGGAGGATATCAGGCAGGCATTGGAACGGTAA
- a CDS encoding DUF362 domain-containing protein encodes MVKSKVYFTNFHATFQENLPQKLKRLIKTAGMLDQIDFQNKYTAIKIHFGELGNLSFLRPNYAKAVVDLVKSQGGKPFLTDCNTLYVGSRKNALDHLDTAYENGFSPFSTGCHVLIADGLKGTDESLVPIDGEYIKEAKIGRAVMDADIFISLTHFKGHESTGFGGALKNIGMGCGSRAGKMEMHNSGKPHVTEETCIGCHACEKNCAHSAISFQNKKAGIDHNLCVGCGRCIGVCPVDAVETDFDESNDILNCKIAEYTKAVLGDRPHFHISLVMDVSPYCDCHSENDIPIIPDVGMFASFDPVALDMACADAVNRQPVMAGSVLEKHGSHHHDHFKDTHPNTNWKSSVEHAVKIGLGNGEYELITL; translated from the coding sequence ATGGTAAAATCAAAGGTTTACTTTACGAATTTTCATGCTACTTTTCAGGAAAACCTTCCCCAGAAGCTTAAAAGGCTTATAAAAACAGCTGGAATGTTGGATCAGATAGACTTTCAGAACAAATATACAGCCATTAAAATTCACTTTGGAGAGCTGGGAAATCTATCCTTTCTTCGCCCCAATTACGCAAAAGCAGTGGTAGACCTAGTGAAATCCCAGGGCGGAAAACCATTTTTAACGGATTGCAACACCTTATATGTAGGGAGCCGAAAAAATGCTCTGGATCACCTGGATACCGCTTATGAAAATGGATTCTCTCCCTTTTCCACCGGCTGCCATGTTTTGATCGCCGATGGCTTAAAAGGTACGGACGAAAGCCTTGTTCCTATTGACGGCGAATACATAAAGGAAGCGAAAATCGGACGTGCTGTTATGGATGCAGATATCTTCATTTCTCTTACCCACTTCAAAGGCCATGAAAGCACCGGGTTTGGAGGTGCTTTAAAAAACATTGGAATGGGCTGCGGCTCCAGAGCCGGTAAAATGGAGATGCATAACTCCGGAAAGCCCCATGTGACAGAGGAAACCTGTATCGGCTGCCATGCCTGTGAAAAAAACTGCGCACACAGTGCCATCTCTTTCCAGAATAAAAAGGCCGGCATCGACCATAACCTTTGTGTCGGATGCGGCCGCTGCATCGGAGTCTGTCCCGTGGATGCCGTTGAAACAGATTTTGATGAGTCCAACGACATTCTAAATTGCAAGATCGCGGAATATACCAAGGCAGTTCTGGGAGACCGCCCCCATTTCCACATCAGCCTGGTCATGGATGTATCACCTTACTGCGACTGTCATTCGGAGAACGATATCCCGATCATTCCTGATGTGGGTATGTTTGCCTCCTTTGACCCTGTAGCCCTGGATATGGCCTGTGCTGATGCCGTAAACCGCCAGCCTGTCATGGCAGGGAGCGTTCTGGAAAAGCATGGCAGCCATCATCACGATCATTTCAAAGATACCCATCCCAACACCAACTGGAAATCCTCCGTTGAACATGCAGTGAAAATCGGTTTGGGGAATGGTGAATACGAATTAATCACACTTTAA
- a CDS encoding LTA synthase family protein — translation MKQYVKWLGRLFALSAMINVFIELASRKSLISLGSYIWGSFPVFLLNTLIITLPFTVVFVTKRKAFTCIALSLLWLFMGVVNGILLIFRTTPFTAADFRLVKYAVSLATVYFTWLQIIFMGCGILFAVVFIAAVWRKAPVSGEKVRYGFGAVLIAISCFVVLGLTSAAMKTELVAVHFGNIGEAFKSYGFPYCFSNSLFNTGISKPEGYGTETMEEIRDEELVPENTYALSEGTKPNVIMIQLESFFDPSLWKENPVNYDPIPFFHQLQKNYPGGYLSVPSVGAGTANTEFESITGMNLDFFGPGEYPYKTVLKKTPCESVAFDLKNLGYKAHAIHNNEATFYDRNRVFSQLGFDTFTPIEYMNNIERNPTGWCKDKILTGEIIRTLDSTKGPDFIYTISVQGHGKYPSFEYYCQQIGEMDQFIRSLVNTLRTRKEPIVLVMYGDHLPGFVWTQHQMKNRSLFQTEYVIWNNMNLPVEKKDVEAYQLAAHVLDMLNIHEGTMMRFHQNYFSSTKAEEESYLRDMKTLEYDILYGDREVYGGESPYQSTNLKMGIDDIVIDQVVYNDSNVLVYGENFTPYSRICFDGKAVETTFVWPELIIAKNVQEKKMKDSELSVWQIGRDKVPLGESETRPKTKKIKSLN, via the coding sequence ATGAAACAATATGTCAAATGGCTGGGAAGGCTTTTTGCTCTTTCTGCCATGATCAATGTCTTTATTGAACTTGCCAGCAGAAAATCTCTGATAAGCCTTGGTTCCTATATATGGGGAAGCTTTCCTGTTTTTTTGCTCAACACCCTGATCATAACTCTGCCTTTTACGGTTGTTTTTGTGACAAAGCGCAAGGCTTTTACATGCATTGCCCTATCTTTGCTATGGCTTTTTATGGGGGTGGTAAATGGAATCCTGCTTATATTCCGGACAACACCTTTTACTGCAGCGGATTTCCGCCTGGTGAAATATGCGGTCAGTCTGGCCACGGTTTACTTTACCTGGCTGCAGATTATTTTCATGGGCTGCGGTATTTTGTTTGCTGTGGTATTTATAGCCGCAGTATGGCGTAAAGCGCCTGTTTCCGGCGAAAAGGTGAGGTATGGCTTTGGAGCTGTGCTTATAGCCATAAGCTGCTTTGTTGTGCTTGGATTAACAAGTGCGGCCATGAAAACAGAATTGGTTGCCGTTCACTTCGGAAACATTGGAGAGGCCTTTAAAAGCTACGGATTTCCATATTGTTTTTCCAATTCCCTGTTTAACACCGGAATCTCCAAGCCTGAAGGATACGGAACAGAGACAATGGAAGAGATCCGGGATGAAGAACTGGTTCCTGAGAATACTTATGCCCTGTCTGAAGGCACAAAGCCTAATGTAATCATGATCCAACTGGAGTCCTTTTTTGACCCATCTCTGTGGAAAGAGAACCCGGTGAATTACGATCCCATTCCTTTTTTTCATCAGCTGCAGAAGAATTATCCTGGCGGGTATCTAAGCGTACCTTCTGTTGGAGCAGGTACGGCAAATACGGAATTTGAATCCATCACAGGTATGAATCTGGACTTTTTCGGCCCGGGTGAATATCCATATAAAACTGTGCTAAAGAAAACTCCCTGCGAAAGTGTTGCCTTTGATTTGAAAAATCTTGGCTACAAGGCCCATGCCATCCATAACAATGAGGCTACTTTTTACGACCGGAACCGGGTGTTTTCCCAACTTGGCTTTGATACGTTCACCCCTATTGAATATATGAATAATATCGAGAGAAATCCTACGGGCTGGTGCAAGGACAAGATTCTCACCGGTGAGATCATTCGAACACTGGATTCCACGAAAGGCCCTGACTTTATTTACACAATATCCGTTCAGGGACACGGGAAATATCCAAGCTTTGAGTATTACTGCCAGCAGATCGGGGAAATGGACCAGTTTATCCGTTCTCTTGTCAATACCTTACGGACCAGGAAGGAGCCAATTGTTCTGGTGATGTACGGGGACCATTTGCCTGGATTTGTATGGACACAGCATCAGATGAAAAACCGTTCCCTGTTTCAGACCGAATATGTGATCTGGAACAACATGAACCTCCCGGTGGAAAAAAAGGATGTAGAGGCATATCAGCTTGCGGCTCATGTTCTGGATATGCTTAACATACATGAGGGAACAATGATGAGGTTCCATCAGAATTATTTCAGCAGCACCAAAGCAGAGGAGGAAAGCTATTTAAGAGATATGAAAACTCTGGAATATGACATTCTCTATGGAGACCGGGAGGTGTATGGCGGAGAGAGTCCATACCAGTCTACGAACCTTAAAATGGGAATTGATGACATCGTGATTGACCAGGTGGTATACAATGATTCCAATGTTCTTGTTTACGGAGAAAATTTTACTCCTTATTCCAGAATCTGCTTTGACGGGAAGGCTGTGGAAACTACCTTTGTCTGGCCAGAGCTTATTATTGCTAAAAATGTCCAGGAAAAAAAGATGAAAGATTCGGAGCTTTCGGTCTGGCAGATCGGAAGGGATAAGGTACCTTTAGGAGAGAGCGAAACCCGTCCTAAAACGAAGAAGATCAAGTCTTTGAATTAA